From one Humulus lupulus chromosome 8, drHumLupu1.1, whole genome shotgun sequence genomic stretch:
- the LOC133798311 gene encoding uncharacterized protein LOC133798311, which produces MKMNRGRIVKRSIAFVWLVVLFCCLFVVLISVLRLPEVSNGRKAIGLYHTTKTRESSENEFSSIGKFGEKMIEMLPEDLAFTVFVPSERAFERDLRLRKNESLVEKMNDDTYATISRVLGFSAIPRTITSGNVSFGEETLYDSISGFVLYISKDVDGMLVVNRVRSETVDIKRNKIVVHVMDGVIMDAEFEESVQPDEEEGK; this is translated from the coding sequence ATGAAGATGAACAGAGGTCGGATTGTGAAGAGATCGATCGCCTTCGTATGGTTAGTGGTGCTTTTTTGCTGCCTTTTTGTGGTTCTAATTTCTGTTCTTAGGCTTCCAGAGGTGTCTAACGGTAGAAAGGCAATTGGGTTGTATCATACTACAAAAACCAGAGAAAGTTCAGAAAATGAGTTTAGTTCTATTGGAAAATTTGGAGAGAAGATGATTGAAATGCTGCCTGAAGATCTTGCTTTCACTGTTTTTGTTCCTTCAGAGAGAGCTTTTGAACGAGATTTAAGGCTAAGAAAGAATGAGAGTCTGGTTGAGAAGATGAATGACGATACGTATGCTACAATCTCTAGAGTTCTGGGATTCTCAGCCATTCCAAGGACAATTACCTCAGGTAATGTATCTTTCGGTGAAGAAACCTTGTATGATTCTATATCTGGGTTTGTATTGTATATTTCCAAAGATGTGGATGGAATGTTGGTGGTTAACAGAGTCCGTTCTGAAACAGTAGATATCAAAAGGAACAAAATTGTTGTACATGTAATGGATGGTGTTATCATGGATGCTGAATTTGAAGAATCAGTTCAGCCTGATGAGGAGGAAGGTAAGTGA
- the LOC133798310 gene encoding 26S proteasome non-ATPase regulatory subunit 7 homolog A: MDVIKTQQISARPIEKVIVHPLVLLSIVDNYNRVARDTRKRVVGVLLGSSFKGTVDVTNSYAVPFEEDEKDPSIWFLDHNYHEAMFSMFKRINAKEHVVGWYSTGPKLRENDLDIHGLFNDYVPNPVLVIIDVQPKELGIPTKAYCAVEEVKENATQKSQKVFVHVLSEIAAHEVEEIGVEHLLRDVKDTTISTLATEVTGKLTALKGLDSRLREIRGYLDLVIEEKLPLNHEILYHLQDVFNLLPNLNVSELIKSFAVKTNDMMLVIYLSSLIRSVIALHNLINNKMLNKEHEKAEDSKPVAVPSVAGS; the protein is encoded by the exons atgGATGTGATAAAGACGCAGCAAATTTCAGCTCGACCGATCGAGAAGGTGATCGTTCATCCTCTAGTTTTGCTTAGCATCGTCGACAACTACAATAGGGTCGCCAGGGACACCCGCAAGCGTGTTGTAGGTGTTTTGCTCGGAAGCTCCTTCAAAGGCACCGTCGATGTCACCAACAGCTATGCCG TTCCTTTTGAAGAAGACGAGAAGGACCCAAGCATATGGTTTCTTGATCACAACTACCATGAGGCCATGTTTTCCATGTTCAAGCGTATAAATG ctAAGGAGCATGTAGTTGGGTGGTACAGCACTGGTCCAAAATTGCGGGAAAATGATCTAGATATTCATGGATTATTTAATGA CTATGTCCCTAATCCTGTTCTGGTCATAATTGATGTACAACCTAAGGAACTGGGGATTCCCACTAAAGCTTACTGCGCTGTTGAAGAGGTTAAAGAG AATGCCACCCAGAAAAGCCAGAAGGTGTTTGTCCACGTGCTTTCAGAAATTGCCGCCCATGAAGTCGAGGAAATTG GAGTGGAACACTTGCTAAGAGATGTGAAGGATACAACTATTAGTAcccttgctacagag GTTACTGGAAAACTTACAGCATTGAAAGGCCTGGATTCACGTCTTCGGGAGATACGGGGTTATCTTGACCTTGTAATTGAGGAAAAACTCCCATTAAACCATGAAATTTTGTATCACCTACAG GATGTGTTTAATCTACTTCCAAATCTCAACGTTTCAGAGTTGATTAAGTCCTTCGCAG TGAAAACTAATGACATGATGTTGGTTATTTATCTTTCTTCCCTCATCCGGAGTGTGATTGCTCTCCACAACTTGATCAACAACAAG ATGCTTAACAAGGAGCATGAAAAAGCTGAAGACTCGAAACCTGTAGCCGTGCCATCTGTAGCAGGAAGCTAG